In the Balaenoptera ricei isolate mBalRic1 chromosome 1, mBalRic1.hap2, whole genome shotgun sequence genome, CCCCAGCAGTAGGTGCTGGCACCTGGCCTTGCCCATACTGGGCAAGCTGAGGGGAGAGTTAGGAAGGTCTGGGGGCCATCCTTTGCAGCTCTCAGGGATGGCTGGGTGGAGGGATGGCTTTGCCCCTCACTATCTCAGTGGGACTGCCTCTCTCTCAGGGCCTGAGGCCTAGCCAGCATCCAATGGaggacaagaagaagaaaaggagtcCCAAGCCCTGCCTGACccagccagcccagcccccaggcaCACTACGCAGGGTCCCAGTGCCCACCAGCCACAGCGGCTCCTTGGCCCTGGGACTCCCTCATCTGCCATCCCCTAAGCAGCGGGCCAAGTTCAAGAGGTGGGTACAGAAGGGAAGCAGGGCAAGGAGGGAGGGACCCTAACTCTGGGCTGAGCCCTGTGGGCAGGAAGGTAAAGGGGGCCTTAGCCTACAGTTACTAAGCAGTAATCCATGCCTTCCCTGgggctcctcccacccccactgccccctGAGAACTCAGACCCAGTTCCTACTCTCAAGTGTGTTGGGAAAAGGCCAGGTGGGTCACTGGGATCACACAGTGTGATGATGCACCTCAGAGCAGGGAGTGAGCAAACTTCCAGGAAGTGAGTCAGAGAAGGCTGTTGGGCACACTGGAGAGGGAGAATGTTCTAAGCTGAGGGGCTTGCCTGGCAGAAGTATGGTAGAAAAATATTGCCTGGAAGGTTCCAGGAACCACAGGTGATTTGGTGGTCCTGGAGTGTCATGGGGTAGGAAATGGTGAGGGGATACTCGGGTGAACAATTTGAATTCtctggttaatttttttaatgattgaaaATTTGCCTCCTACCCTATAGTGTCTGTGTTTGTTTCCACTACCCATGCGTtctttctctgattactgtgtTTCCCTGTGCCTTTGGCACCACCTGCCTGAGAGGCATGTTTGGAGATGGCCAAGTGGGGGTAGCTGAAgctcagggctggggcagggataGTAGGAGACGCAACTGGAGAGGCAGGGGGGCCAAGCTGGAAAGATCATTCAGTGTTATCCCGAAGGCAatggaaaattcaaaaaaaaggttTTTACAAACAAGAGGGGCAGAAAGATATTTTTGGAAGAGGTAAGATGGCTTTCATGGTAATAAGGGAGTAACTGTCCCTGAGTTCACTGAGGACCGCTGAGGACAAGTGATTCACCCGGGGTCACAGGAAGAATGAGTGAGGTGCTCAGACTGGAACCCAGGAGCCCCATTCCAGGCATGGTTCTGGATGTATCACTGGCAGAAAAAGACTTCTTTTGACCTCTCACCCTCACCCTTCTTCATCCACTCCCTTCCCTTTACCCATCCCGGTGCCCAGAACAGGGCGAAACATCCATTTACGTTGGTGGGTGGATAGAAGGGTGAATTAGTGCATAGACAAATGGCACAGAAGACCCAGGGTTACCTGGCTGCCACTCACCCTGTGACCATGGCCATGCCCACCCACCCAGGGTCGGCAAGGAGAAATGCCGCCCAGTGCtggcaggaggtgggggtggCTCTGCAGGCACCCCCCTGCAGCACTCGTTCCTGACGGAGGTGACCGACGTCTATGAGATGGAAGGCGGGCTGCTGAACCTGCTCAATGATTTCCACTCAGGCCGGCTGCAGGCCTTCGGTGAGTCCAGGGGGCGGGGCTTAGAGGGCATGTAGGTGGGACTGGAGGGCTGGGTCTCTGGGGCATGGCTGGGTCTCTGGGGCGTGGCTGGGACCAGGGTCCCAAGCTTGCTCCCAGAGCTGACAGGTGCTGTCCAGGGAAAGAATGCTCCTTTGAGCAGTTGGAACACGTGCGGGAGATGCAGGAGAAGCTGGCCCGGCTGCACTTCAGCCTGGACGTgtgtggagaggaggaggaggaggaggaggaggaggaggacggggtCACTGAGGTGCTACCTGAGGAGCAGAAGAAGACGATGGCTGACCGCAACCTGGACCAGCTGCTCAGCAATGTGGGTCAGGGCTGGGTGCTTCAGTTCCTGGGGGCACCAGAGGGTGTGTGGAGGGGTACATGCTTCTAAGACCATTCCTGGCCCCTGGGTGAAAAGCTGGGGGTGCATGGAGCCAAAAGCTCTGGGCCTCTCAACCCCCCACCAGAAGATGAGCCCCAGAGCATCTGGAGTTTGACCTGGTGCCCCTCCTTACAAaaacttccctttctctctctgttgacAGCTGGAAGATCTTAGTAATTCTATGTATCCTTTCTAGGGGACTTgacagtgtgtgagtgtgtgcacgcCTCCCAGAGATAAAATCAGCTTCGGCCTCCCCACCACCCTGCAGGAATCTTTACAGATAACCAACATCCTCACCCCTCTCAGTCCTACAGAATTAGCCACAAACTCCCCCTACCCAGGTAGAGGGTGCAGAAAGAATTCCCCAAATATTAGGAGAAAGAAAGGTGGTTGCAGGGAATATGTTTTACTTGCTTATCAAAATCTTTGCAAGTACTTTAGCTGACACCAATCCATGGCAAAGCTTGTCTGATGTCTTCCTATTCTTTCAGCACTGAACAATTCTTTTTACTGACTTAAATTATCTCCGCATCTAGTTCTATCAGAAGTAGTGCGGGTGCACGCTCCTGCATGATCTAAACCGAAAGCGAAGGGGGTAAGGCACCTAGCAAGAAGGGCAGGCGAGGACTGCAACCCCAGATCACGGAGCACTCCAGAgtccctggcccccaccccttTGCGCAGTCGGGGAAACTGAGCCTGTGCAGGTTGGGAAAATAGGGCTGCAAGGACCCGGGTCCAGAGCATCACAATCCTTGACCGGCACAGACAGAAGCTGCACCTGGCTGAGAACGCCGAGCCTGAAGAGCCGTCAGCTGTGTAGGTGTCGGACCCAGGCTCAGACTGCCCCTTCTCATTCCCTTCAAACTGTGACTTTTTACGGACTCGATTGGGTGTTCCGTGGCCCCCCCAGGTgctatgggggaggggggcattgGATGGAATTAAACCATAATGAAAGAAAGCGGCTCTgtgtcctccctcccctcctcgcgCCTTTACTCGGCAGGGGCGCCCGGGCCCCAGCTCTCGCGGGGACGCCCCTTTGCAACAAACTTCTGGTTTGGGAGGTCCCGCTCGGGGGGCTGGATTCCCCTGTGCTGCTCTGGGAGTGGGAGCTGGGGACAGGTGCCAGTTCGCCGCCAGCCCCGGGCAGGAGCCGAAAGGTTGCCGTGGAGACTGCGGGGCGGGGCCTGAGCAGGCCAGCACGGCGCAGACTGGTAACGCACTGCGCAGGCGCCGGGCGGGTCAGTTTGCGCCCGGATGGAGCGGGAACGGTTGGATCGGAAGGTGACGGCGCTGCAGGTGTGgtgcggggcgggcgggggtgcGCATGATTCCTCCCCCCCACGGGATCTCGGACTGGGACCTTTGGACAAGATGAGGCTGTCACGTCTAGTAACCTGCCCGCGTGCCCACCTCTGAACCTACCGACCCAGCCTCACTGGCCTGAAGAATGCGGGGACCCCACGGACCCTCACGcgccccccactcccaccacacACTCCTACGGGATCAGGGAAATGAAGGGAAGGGCCTTCAATCGAAGAGGTGGATCCAGTCCAGCACGCTCCCTCGAACCCCCAGAGCGCCAACACACAGCGTCACCTGTCCTCTCCCCGGGGCAGAGTCCTCTCTTGCAGACCTCTCCAGGAGAATCCCCCAAGATGCCCCCATGTTGCAGTGATAAGGGTTTTCTTTCCCGTCGTTCTCCACACCAGGCCTGCGTCCGGGGCTTCTTGGTCCGACGCCAGTTCCAGAGTCTTCGAGCTGAATATGAGGCTATTGTACGAGAGATCGAGGGTGATCTGGGCACGCTTCAGTGGACTGAGGGCTGGATTCCCAGGCCCCGATTTCTCCCAAAGGTACTACACACCCTAGAGGTAGAAGAGAGGGGGAAGAGGGACCTGGGCAAGGGATTCCACCCTTCATGCTGACAAGCTATTCTCATTGGAAAAGGCAGCAGACTCAACCTCCTCACACCCCAGTCCTTAATCCTTATCAACTTGTATGCTAAATCATGGCACCCAGACACTTGGAGGGTTTAGACTTGGGGCTCTCATACCTTTCTGACTGATTTCTCAGAAGGCAAAATCCCATCAGACCTGGAAAGCCGGAGAGAGGGTACCAAATCCAGAGCAGGAACTATGGAGCTGCTTCCCATGTAAAGAGCCTGAGAAAGAGGCCATCTGGGAGGAGATGATACTGAAGAAGTCAGGAGAGAGCTCAGCAAACTCAGGCAGTCTTCCCTGCAGAGATGATAGCCTATGGCTTCAGGATGAGCAGAGCAGGAGGACCAGGAAACCGAGCCAAGAGGAGACCAGAGACATGTCAAAGATGGAGAACCCAGGTACCTCTCTGCCTAGATCAGGGCAAGCCCCTGACCCTCTCTGGGCGTCAGCTTTCCCATCTGAAAAGTGAAAGGCTTCTGCTAGATAAGCTGcatccctttccttcttccctctgcttGGTTGGGGGCAACTCATGGGTGGGTAGGGGGAGGGTGCCAGGGTCTAATGCTAGGCCAGTGCCTACTGTCTGCCCCCTCAAGACTTTCTCCCTTCGTTCTTCCCTCCTTCACAGAAGCTGCAGGTCCAGGACTGCCCCACAGCCAGACTGAGCTCCAGGAGCTCCAGTACCACCGCAGCCACTTGGCTATGGAGCTGCTGTGGCTACAACAGGCCATCAATAGCCGTAAGGAGGTAGGCACTAATTTGGAGCCCTCTCTGCACATTTAGGGCCAAGGGTGGGGGTTAGGGAATAGCCTCCTGCCATGCCCAAGCAGGCCTGTCTGGTACAGTGTTCTCTTCTCCAACAGTACCTAATTCTCAAACAAACACTGAGATCCCCAGAGGCGAACCAGGCCAGAGACGAGCCCAGCTTGTGCCCAGACCATGGGGGACAGGGCTGTGAGAAAGCTGGGTCACGACCAGGCCCACCACTGGAAGACCAGTCCTACAGAACTACTAGAGAGCCAGACCACGTGGATGACTCCTGCTGGAGACTCAGGTCACAACCCcataaaaccccagaaatacTGGCCACTACAGACAAAACCACTGCTGGGGCTAAGTACAGGGACCTATGCTACAGACAGGCAGGACCACAGCTGCCCACACCATCGGATAATCAGGCCATAGGGAAAAGGCTCACCAAAGAGCCAGAGTGTGGAGAACAGACCTTTGGAGGGACCTGCCTGCAGCTGACAAAACTACTAGAGGACGAGACCCACAAAGGCCTCAAATCTAGGGGCTACTGTTCTGGAAAGGCCAGGACACAGCTGCGCACACTCCGTGAGGACCCAGACATTGAAGACAACTCTCCCAGAGGGCCAGGCCAAAAAGATCCTGATTGCCAAAGA is a window encoding:
- the CCDC28B gene encoding coiled-coil domain-containing protein 28B isoform X1, with protein sequence MEDKKKKRSPKPCLTQPAQPPGTLRRVPVPTSHSGSLALGLPHLPSPKQRAKFKRVGKEKCRPVLAGGGGGSAGTPLQHSFLTEVTDVYEMEGGLLNLLNDFHSGRLQAFGKECSFEQLEHVREMQEKLARLHFSLDVCGEEEEEEEEEEDGVTEVLPEEQKKTMADRNLDQLLSNLEDLSNSIQKLHLAENAEPEEPSAV
- the CCDC28B gene encoding coiled-coil domain-containing protein 28B isoform X2, whose protein sequence is MEDKKKKRSPKPCLTQPAQPPGTLRRVPVPTSHSGSLALGLPHLPSPKQRAKFKRVGKEKCRPVLAGGGGGSAGTPLQHSFLTEVTDVYEMEGGLLNLLNDFHSGRLQAFGKECSFEQLEHVREMQEKLARLHFSLDVCGEEEEEEEEEEDGVTEVLPEEQKKTMADRNLDQLLSNGT
- the IQCC gene encoding IQ domain-containing protein C isoform X5 — protein: MERERLDRKVTALQACVRGFLVRRQFQSLRAEYEAIVREIEGDLGTLQWTEGWIPRPRFLPKKAKSHQTWKAGERVPNPEQELWSCFPCKEPEKEAIWEEMILKKSGESSANSGSLPCRDDSLWLQDEQSRRTRKPSQEETRDMSKMENPEAAGPGLPHSQTELQELQYHRSHLAMELLWLQQAINSRKEYLILKQTLRSPEANQARDEPSLCPDHGGQGCEKAGSRPGPPLEDQSYRTTREPDHVDDSCWRLRSQPHKTPEILATTDKTTAGAKYRDLCYRQAGPQLPTPSDNQAIGKRLTKEPECGEQTFGGTCLQLTKLLEDETHKGLKSRGYCSGKARTQLRTLREDPDIEDNSPRGPGQKDPDCQRAGPRELGLSEDHVICDGTLAEHGGLDLRKTKPPKGQTPSDKSSTGRTSNESSHEGWKNQRTVPWRSRPPEKLSSTGPDHTGEDHWRG
- the IQCC gene encoding IQ domain-containing protein C isoform X4, with amino-acid sequence MERERLDRKVTALQACVRGFLVRRQFQSLRAEYEAIVREIEGDLGTLQWTEGWIPRPRFLPKKAKSHQTWKAGERVPNPEQELWSCFPCKEPEKEAIWEEMILKKSGESSANSGSLPCRDDSLWLQDEQSRRTRKPSQEETRDMSKMENPEAAGPGLPHSQTELQELQYHRSHLAMELLWLQQAINSRKECSLLQQYLILKQTLRSPEANQARDEPSLCPDHGGQGCEKAGSRPGPPLEDQSYRTTREPDHVDDSCWRLRSQPHKTPEILATTDKTTAGAKYRDLCYRQAGPQLPTPSDNQAIGKRLTKEPECGEQTFGGTCLQLTKLLEDETHKGLKSRGYCSGKARTQLRTLREDPDIEDNSPRGPGQKDPDCQRAGPRELGLSEDHVICDGTLAEHGGLDLRKTKPPKGQTPSDKSSTGRTSNESSHEGWKNQRTVPWRSRPPEKLSSTGPDHTGEDHWRG
- the IQCC gene encoding IQ domain-containing protein C isoform X2; its protein translation is MKGRAFNRRGGSSPARSLEPPERQHTASPVLSPGQSPLLQTSPGESPKMPPCCSDKGFLSRRSPHQACVRGFLVRRQFQSLRAEYEAIVREIEGDLGTLQWTEGWIPRPRFLPKKAKSHQTWKAGERVPNPEQELWSCFPCKEPEKEAIWEEMILKKSGESSANSGSLPCRDDSLWLQDEQSRRTRKPSQEETRDMSKMENPEAAGPGLPHSQTELQELQYHRSHLAMELLWLQQAINSRKEYLILKQTLRSPEANQARDEPSLCPDHGGQGCEKAGSRPGPPLEDQSYRTTREPDHVDDSCWRLRSQPHKTPEILATTDKTTAGAKYRDLCYRQAGPQLPTPSDNQAIGKRLTKEPECGEQTFGGTCLQLTKLLEDETHKGLKSRGYCSGKARTQLRTLREDPDIEDNSPRGPGQKDPDCQRAGPRELGLSEDHVICDGTLAEHGGLDLRKTKPPKGQTPSDKSSTGRTSNESSHEGWKNQRTVPWRSRPPEKLSSTGPDHTGEDHWRG
- the IQCC gene encoding IQ domain-containing protein C isoform X3, whose amino-acid sequence is MKGRAFNRRGGSSPARSLEPPERQHTASPVLSPGQSPLLQTSPGESPKMPPCCSDKGFLSRRSPHQACVRGFLVRRQFQSLRAEYEAIVREIEGDLGTLQWTEGWIPRPRFLPKTWKAGERVPNPEQELWSCFPCKEPEKEAIWEEMILKKSGESSANSGSLPCRDDSLWLQDEQSRRTRKPSQEETRDMSKMENPEAAGPGLPHSQTELQELQYHRSHLAMELLWLQQAINSRKECSLLQQYLILKQTLRSPEANQARDEPSLCPDHGGQGCEKAGSRPGPPLEDQSYRTTREPDHVDDSCWRLRSQPHKTPEILATTDKTTAGAKYRDLCYRQAGPQLPTPSDNQAIGKRLTKEPECGEQTFGGTCLQLTKLLEDETHKGLKSRGYCSGKARTQLRTLREDPDIEDNSPRGPGQKDPDCQRAGPRELGLSEDHVICDGTLAEHGGLDLRKTKPPKGQTPSDKSSTGRTSNESSHEGWKNQRTVPWRSRPPEKLSSTGPDHTGEDHWRG
- the IQCC gene encoding IQ domain-containing protein C isoform X1; the encoded protein is MKGRAFNRRGGSSPARSLEPPERQHTASPVLSPGQSPLLQTSPGESPKMPPCCSDKGFLSRRSPHQACVRGFLVRRQFQSLRAEYEAIVREIEGDLGTLQWTEGWIPRPRFLPKKAKSHQTWKAGERVPNPEQELWSCFPCKEPEKEAIWEEMILKKSGESSANSGSLPCRDDSLWLQDEQSRRTRKPSQEETRDMSKMENPEAAGPGLPHSQTELQELQYHRSHLAMELLWLQQAINSRKECSLLQQYLILKQTLRSPEANQARDEPSLCPDHGGQGCEKAGSRPGPPLEDQSYRTTREPDHVDDSCWRLRSQPHKTPEILATTDKTTAGAKYRDLCYRQAGPQLPTPSDNQAIGKRLTKEPECGEQTFGGTCLQLTKLLEDETHKGLKSRGYCSGKARTQLRTLREDPDIEDNSPRGPGQKDPDCQRAGPRELGLSEDHVICDGTLAEHGGLDLRKTKPPKGQTPSDKSSTGRTSNESSHEGWKNQRTVPWRSRPPEKLSSTGPDHTGEDHWRG